In Candidatus Methanosphaera massiliense, the following are encoded in one genomic region:
- the aroE gene encoding shikimate dehydrogenase codes for MITGKTLITGVIGHPIEHSFSPPMHNNAYKLMNMDYKYVPFHVQPENIEHVIIAAKTLNIQGLNVTIPYKTEIIPYLDQIDETARKINAVNTISFKDGIAKGYNTDGMGAVKSIKEYTSLKDKNVLVIGAGGASKAITFTLINEDINTLTIANRSKDNASKLISNLRNQTNFMNISYQDIKDTNEIISEMDIIINTTPIGMYPNHNVEPPIEVNNIVAEQTVMDIIYNPLETELLKQAKLRGAQTIPGTKMLINQGITAFEIFTGKTPSYESFEEPLLASLKKQQ; via the coding sequence ATGATAACTGGAAAAACTCTGATAACTGGAGTAATAGGCCATCCTATAGAACATAGTTTTTCACCGCCAATGCATAATAATGCATATAAATTAATGAATATGGATTATAAATACGTACCATTCCATGTTCAACCAGAAAATATAGAACATGTGATAATAGCTGCTAAAACATTGAACATACAAGGACTGAATGTAACAATACCGTATAAAACAGAAATAATACCCTATCTTGACCAAATAGATGAAACCGCACGAAAAATCAATGCTGTAAATACTATAAGCTTTAAAGACGGCATAGCAAAAGGATATAATACTGACGGAATGGGTGCTGTAAAATCAATAAAAGAATACACATCCCTAAAAGATAAAAATGTACTAGTAATAGGTGCTGGTGGAGCATCTAAAGCAATAACATTCACACTTATTAATGAGGATATAAACACACTTACAATTGCAAACAGAAGTAAAGATAATGCTAGTAAATTAATATCAAATCTCAGAAATCAGACTAACTTCATGAACATATCATACCAGGATATTAAAGATACAAATGAAATAATTTCAGAAATGGATATAATAATCAACACTACACCAATAGGAATGTATCCAAATCATAACGTAGAACCACCTATAGAAGTAAATAACATAGTTGCAGAACAAACAGTAATGGACATAATATACAATCCACTAGAAACAGAATTATTAAAACAGGCAAAATTACGCGGAGCACAAACAATACCAGGAACAAAAATGCTGATAAATCAAGGTATAACAGCATTTGAAATATTCACTGGCAAAACACCATCATATGAATCATTCGAAGAACCATTACTAGCCAGTCTTAAAAAACAACAATAA
- a CDS encoding SPL family radical SAM protein encodes MEFLDAKTILSRNQNPDGWYGADYNMNLYRGCPHGCIYCDSRYDVYHVNNFDVVKSKKNVLELLRKELKSKRSRGVVGIGAMSDTYNPMEKKYLITRGALKLLLRYGYGVSIDTKSNLILRDIDLLEKINEINDVIIKISITTPYDNLSKIIEPNVCSPSSRFNVVHKLSDVGIFAGVMMLPVLPFITDSVSSIRDMVKLSYENGARFIYTMMAVSLRSNQKKYYYEKLDESFPGLRSKYEQLDNYNYRYASSNERELWSVFKEECDKYGLLYDMDDIIKAYKKENRKDVQTTLF; translated from the coding sequence ATGGAATTTTTAGATGCTAAAACTATTTTATCAAGAAATCAGAATCCTGACGGATGGTATGGTGCTGATTATAATATGAACCTGTATCGTGGATGTCCTCATGGATGTATTTACTGTGATAGTAGATATGATGTATATCATGTGAATAACTTTGATGTGGTTAAGTCTAAGAAAAATGTTTTAGAACTACTAAGAAAGGAATTAAAAAGTAAAAGAAGTAGGGGTGTTGTTGGTATTGGTGCTATGAGTGATACCTATAATCCCATGGAGAAGAAGTACCTGATTACAAGAGGAGCTTTAAAGTTATTATTAAGGTATGGTTATGGTGTTTCTATTGATACAAAAAGTAATCTTATTCTCCGTGATATTGACTTGTTAGAGAAAATTAATGAAATAAATGATGTTATTATAAAAATATCTATTACTACACCATATGATAATCTTTCTAAAATTATTGAACCGAATGTTTGTTCTCCAAGCAGCAGATTTAATGTTGTTCATAAATTAAGTGATGTTGGTATTTTTGCAGGTGTTATGATGTTACCAGTTTTACCTTTTATTACTGATAGTGTTAGTAGCATACGTGACATGGTGAAATTATCTTATGAAAATGGTGCAAGATTTATCTATACTATGATGGCCGTATCACTTAGAAGTAATCAGAAGAAATACTATTATGAGAAGTTAGATGAATCATTTCCTGGTCTAAGAAGTAAGTATGAACAATTAGATAATTATAATTATAGATATGCTAGTTCTAATGAGAGAGAATTATGGTCTGTATTTAAGGAAGAATGTGATAAGTATGGATTATTATATGATATGGATGATATTATAAAAGCTTATAAAAAAGAGAATAGAAAGGATGTTCAGACAACCCTTTTTTAA
- the endA gene encoding tRNA-intron lyase, with product MYSLLTTDKVIVKDENAHNLYNKRFYGNLTESGLELSYIEALFLLNKGKIEIYDSDENPVTREKLTDIIRKQNDYPHYLVYKDLRIRGYIIRTGFKYGSDFRIYERGHSPGDGHSAALVKILSEVESIRVRDFSSYVRVTHGVRKQLLLAVVDSDYDITYYNVSWTRP from the coding sequence ATGTACTCATTACTAACAACAGATAAAGTAATCGTTAAAGATGAAAATGCTCATAATCTATATAACAAACGATTTTATGGTAATCTAACTGAATCAGGACTTGAATTATCATATATTGAAGCATTATTCTTATTAAATAAAGGAAAAATTGAAATATATGACTCTGATGAGAACCCTGTAACAAGGGAAAAACTTACAGATATTATACGAAAACAGAATGATTATCCACATTATCTTGTATACAAAGATCTTCGTATACGTGGATATATTATCAGAACAGGCTTTAAATATGGAAGTGACTTCAGAATATATGAAAGAGGTCATTCACCAGGTGACGGTCACTCAGCTGCCCTAGTAAAAATATTATCAGAGGTAGAATCAATCAGGGTAAGAGATTTCTCAAGTTATGTTCGTGTAACTCATGGTGTACGTAAACAATTACTACTTGCTGTTGTTGATAGTGATTATGATATTACATACTATAATGTATCATGGACTAGACCATAA
- a CDS encoding DUF6508 domain-containing protein has product MAEELEEIWTNYDRQTVFNYVETRLHHYLFTKIFKDEAEIMSKIIEISERELTGFKVNYYLNIPETRDLIQNFSKLEKELEGKDVTQEPYSEILSVIKYMFEHVKNNDVNKISNKNFDEDKLNIINDNLLKNKKEMSKILKKDLFKDIETPDIIDINLLEDACKNTDKIYNLARVYEVYDELFVFPSKMELYNTITNEILVAMSNDKLFELYVLLNTLEVLETTKGTITFQKAGVRELTEYYYQVEENNMEHTTVMQIFFHDLPEELDAKFKPILKYPYICLRMKNSVKARNLTRTSYLLLEIERITDNQIKYKCKATEDIRNILVVWDHRLFNDEKSHIKVLDYKTLQMGLNKSFGNIFKFPNIENVDAILEYLPYFEDTSNEFVKVENGQRYYDDEADFFKDDLYQENIYKTFDNLKDWEEKGWKYINNHELIKRVDLLTIMKIVYLIMQKENTRPGFLGKLMEDGTVLTILRRLKEIRDVNESEITELYSPYKKLKCCPIHDPDFYAEKEKEMDDLLSRKADDVEE; this is encoded by the coding sequence ATGGCTGAAGAATTAGAAGAAATCTGGACTAATTATGATAGACAAACCGTGTTCAATTACGTGGAAACTAGATTACACCATTACCTATTTACAAAAATATTCAAAGATGAAGCAGAAATAATGAGTAAAATCATTGAAATTTCTGAAAGAGAATTAACAGGATTTAAAGTAAATTACTACCTTAACATACCTGAAACACGTGATTTAATACAAAACTTTTCCAAACTAGAAAAAGAATTAGAAGGAAAAGATGTAACACAAGAACCATACTCTGAAATTCTTAGTGTAATTAAATACATGTTTGAACATGTGAAAAATAATGATGTTAATAAAATCAGTAATAAAAACTTTGATGAAGACAAACTTAACATTATCAATGATAACCTTTTAAAAAACAAAAAAGAAATGTCAAAAATACTTAAAAAAGATTTATTTAAAGATATTGAAACTCCTGATATTATTGACATTAACTTATTAGAAGATGCATGTAAAAATACTGATAAAATATACAATTTAGCAAGAGTTTATGAAGTATATGATGAATTATTTGTATTCCCAAGTAAAATGGAATTATATAATACTATTACTAATGAGATTCTTGTAGCAATGAGTAATGATAAATTATTCGAATTATATGTATTACTTAACACCTTAGAAGTTCTTGAAACAACAAAAGGTACTATTACCTTCCAAAAAGCTGGTGTTCGTGAATTAACTGAGTACTACTACCAAGTAGAAGAAAATAATATGGAACACACAACAGTAATGCAAATATTCTTCCACGATTTACCAGAAGAATTAGATGCAAAATTCAAACCAATCCTAAAATATCCATACATTTGTCTACGTATGAAGAACTCTGTTAAAGCACGTAACCTCACACGTACAAGTTACTTACTACTAGAAATTGAAAGAATTACTGATAATCAGATAAAATACAAATGTAAAGCAACAGAAGATATACGTAACATCCTCGTGGTATGGGACCATAGGTTATTCAATGATGAAAAATCACACATTAAGGTATTAGACTATAAAACATTACAAATGGGATTAAATAAATCATTTGGTAACATATTCAAATTCCCTAATATTGAAAATGTTGATGCTATTCTTGAATACTTACCATACTTTGAAGATACTAGTAATGAATTTGTAAAAGTTGAAAATGGTCAGAGATATTACGATGATGAAGCTGACTTCTTTAAAGATGATTTATATCAAGAAAATATTTACAAAACTTTTGATAATCTTAAAGATTGGGAAGAAAAAGGATGGAAGTACATTAATAATCATGAATTAATTAAAAGAGTTGATCTTTTAACAATTATGAAAATTGTATATCTTATCATGCAAAAAGAGAATACTAGACCAGGATTCCTTGGTAAACTTATGGAAGATGGTACTGTTCTTACAATTCTCAGGAGACTTAAAGAGATTAGGGATGTTAATGAAAGTGAGATTACTGAATTATACTCACCATATAAAAAACTTAAATGTTGTCCTATTCATGACCCTGATTTCTATGCTGAGAAAGAAAAAGAAATGGATGATCTTTTATCTAGAAAAGCAGATGATGTTGAAGAATAA
- a CDS encoding PINc/VapC family ATPase: MTKLVPDTSIVIDQQVSRIVQEEYEGAEVLIPEAVPSEIENHANKGKEIGYQGLDELKKLRQLSEEGIITLSYVGRRPKLDEISIASGGEIDAMIRDIARKYHAILLTSDKLQKEVAEAQGVETYFYKKEPEHVPTKITELEKYFSDDISSVHLKENTTPIAKKGTPGHVELVELDYVPLRYRDMNRISKEIIEQSKIRHDSFIEIDKKGATVVQFGDLRITIARPPFSDGLEITAIKPVNQLDLEDYNITDKLLERLSNDAKGILVAGSPGAGKSTFAQALAEYYYYDMEQIVKTMESPRDMNLDDNITQYAPLEGDMENTADILLLVRPDFTIFDEVRKTRDFEIYSDMRLAGVGMIGVVHATRAIDAVQRFIGRLELGVIPSVIDTVVYIEDGQVETVYSIELTVKVPTGMIEADLSRPVIEIKDFETEELFYEIYTYGEQTIVMDINKAYNDKDVEEEEKSPVSKIVERAIRKEVNRVSPNAIMEVSLISDKRALLEVDPDHTGAVIGKNGRTIAQIEERAGISIDVEELELKDIDSKIPINVNVSGNYLSLNFKKEDIGDSFDIIVEDEYLFTATVGKKANIRLKKDIEMAEIIINAMKKDEPIYARLRNEDLY; encoded by the coding sequence TTGACAAAATTAGTACCAGATACTAGTATAGTAATAGACCAACAAGTAAGTAGAATAGTACAGGAAGAATACGAAGGTGCAGAAGTACTTATACCCGAGGCTGTACCATCAGAAATAGAAAATCATGCAAATAAAGGAAAAGAAATAGGATATCAAGGTTTAGATGAACTAAAAAAGTTAAGACAGCTCAGCGAAGAGGGAATAATAACACTAAGCTATGTTGGAAGAAGACCAAAACTAGATGAGATATCAATTGCTAGTGGTGGAGAAATCGATGCAATGATAAGAGATATTGCAAGAAAGTATCATGCAATACTACTAACAAGTGATAAACTACAAAAAGAAGTAGCAGAAGCACAGGGTGTTGAAACATACTTCTATAAAAAAGAGCCAGAACATGTCCCAACAAAAATAACAGAACTAGAAAAATATTTCTCTGATGATATATCCTCAGTTCATCTAAAGGAAAATACCACACCAATAGCAAAGAAAGGTACACCTGGACATGTGGAATTAGTTGAACTAGACTATGTTCCCCTAAGATACCGTGACATGAATAGAATATCTAAAGAAATCATAGAACAATCAAAGATTAGACATGATAGTTTTATTGAAATAGATAAGAAAGGAGCAACAGTAGTACAATTTGGTGATTTAAGAATAACAATAGCTAGACCACCATTCTCTGATGGACTAGAAATAACTGCAATCAAACCAGTGAATCAATTAGACCTTGAGGATTACAACATCACAGATAAATTACTAGAAAGATTATCTAATGATGCAAAGGGAATACTAGTAGCAGGTTCACCTGGAGCTGGTAAATCTACATTTGCACAGGCATTAGCAGAGTACTACTACTATGACATGGAACAGATAGTTAAAACCATGGAATCACCAAGAGACATGAATCTTGACGATAACATAACCCAGTATGCACCACTAGAAGGTGATATGGAAAATACTGCAGACATCCTATTACTTGTCAGACCTGACTTCACAATATTTGATGAAGTACGTAAAACAAGAGACTTTGAAATATACTCTGATATGAGATTAGCTGGAGTGGGAATGATAGGAGTAGTTCATGCTACAAGAGCAATAGATGCTGTGCAAAGATTTATAGGACGACTTGAACTTGGAGTAATACCTTCAGTTATAGATACAGTAGTATACATTGAAGACGGACAGGTAGAAACAGTATACTCCATAGAACTAACAGTCAAAGTACCAACTGGTATGATAGAAGCTGATCTTTCAAGGCCGGTAATTGAAATCAAAGACTTTGAAACTGAGGAGTTATTCTATGAAATCTACACATATGGTGAACAGACCATTGTAATGGATATTAACAAGGCTTATAATGATAAAGATGTAGAGGAAGAAGAAAAAAGTCCTGTTAGTAAAATTGTTGAAAGAGCTATTAGAAAAGAAGTTAACAGAGTATCACCTAATGCTATTATGGAAGTATCACTTATATCTGATAAACGTGCATTACTAGAAGTTGACCCAGATCATACTGGTGCAGTAATTGGTAAAAATGGTAGAACAATTGCTCAAATAGAAGAGCGTGCCGGTATTAGTATTGATGTTGAAGAATTAGAGTTAAAAGATATTGATAGTAAAATACCAATTAATGTTAATGTGTCTGGTAATTATTTATCTCTCAACTTTAAAAAAGAGGATATTGGAGATAGCTTCGATATAATTGTTGAAGATGAGTATCTGTTCACAGCTACTGTTGGTAAAAAGGCAAATATTCGTCTTAAAAAGGATATTGAAATGGCTGAAATTATTATTAATGCTATGAAGAAAGATGAACCAATATATGCTAGACTACGTAATGAGGATTTATACTAA
- the hisS gene encoding histidine--tRNA ligase yields MDFKKPRGTRDFLFDEMEERKYVENTIRSVVESYGFKEIKTPIFEDLELFTTRSGEGIKDELYHFQDKGGRDLALRPEITASVARLYNNNLQREAKPLKMYYFGSCFRYERPQAGRYRQFWQFGIEVIGGTPIYNEAEIIAMANDALSKINIQNYEIAIGHLGIIKGVLSKINIPSEIQTQIIASIDKQDYELLDKLLTDNNVTEEYKTIINDLINVKGSREDLEAFKSTLKNIPESYEAAEELNNILETLEVFGFNDYTVNLSIARGLDYYTGLVFEIYVPDLGAEKQITGGGTYNLMGLFDAEEVESTGFAFGFDRIMEAYKRQNIQLPENDSPRVLVIPVKKEFKNEAILIAQQLRRENIIADIDLKGKKLKKNLSYANTHKFNKVIMIGQKEVEDNAVTLKDMASGDQVTIPQDELITKIQE; encoded by the coding sequence ATGGATTTTAAAAAACCAAGAGGAACACGAGACTTCTTATTCGATGAAATGGAAGAACGTAAATATGTTGAAAATACTATACGTAGTGTAGTTGAAAGTTATGGATTCAAAGAAATAAAAACACCAATATTTGAGGATTTAGAATTATTCACAACAAGATCTGGTGAAGGGATAAAAGATGAGCTTTACCACTTCCAAGATAAGGGTGGAAGAGATTTAGCATTAAGACCAGAAATAACTGCAAGTGTAGCTAGATTATATAATAATAACCTCCAAAGAGAAGCAAAACCACTTAAAATGTACTATTTTGGTAGTTGCTTTAGATATGAACGACCACAAGCTGGAAGATACAGACAATTCTGGCAGTTTGGTATAGAAGTAATTGGTGGAACTCCAATATACAATGAGGCAGAAATCATAGCAATGGCAAATGATGCATTAAGTAAAATAAATATACAAAACTATGAAATAGCAATAGGACATTTAGGCATTATAAAAGGAGTTTTATCAAAAATAAACATACCATCAGAGATACAGACACAGATAATTGCAAGTATTGATAAGCAAGACTATGAATTACTGGACAAACTATTAACAGACAATAATGTAACTGAGGAATATAAAACAATAATCAATGACTTAATTAATGTTAAAGGCAGTCGTGAAGATTTAGAAGCATTTAAATCAACACTAAAAAATATACCTGAAAGTTATGAGGCTGCAGAGGAACTTAATAATATACTTGAAACATTAGAAGTATTTGGATTTAATGATTATACTGTTAATTTATCTATTGCAAGAGGTCTTGACTATTATACAGGATTAGTATTTGAAATTTATGTACCTGATCTTGGAGCAGAAAAACAGATAACCGGTGGAGGAACATACAACCTAATGGGATTGTTTGATGCTGAGGAAGTTGAATCTACTGGTTTTGCATTTGGATTTGACAGGATTATGGAAGCATACAAGAGACAGAATATTCAACTGCCTGAAAATGATTCACCAAGAGTACTTGTTATACCTGTGAAAAAAGAGTTTAAAAACGAGGCTATATTAATTGCACAGCAGCTTAGAAGAGAAAATATTATAGCTGATATAGATCTTAAAGGTAAAAAACTTAAAAAGAATCTGTCCTATGCAAACACTCATAAATTCAACAAAGTAATCATGATTGGACAAAAAGAAGTTGAAGATAATGCAGTGACACTCAAAGATATGGCTAGTGGAGATCAAGTAACAATACCACAAGATGAATTAATCACAAAAATACAGGAATAA
- a CDS encoding PDGLE domain-containing protein: protein METKQVYIAIFAVALIICILSPFLASSAPDGLEASAYHINPALNDAAQVISPIMPDYTLEGMEDNPLVGVGCLIVGALISVGLAYGVFYLVSNKNGN, encoded by the coding sequence ATGGAAACTAAACAAGTTTACATAGCAATATTTGCAGTAGCATTAATCATATGTATCTTATCACCATTTTTAGCTTCAAGTGCTCCTGATGGTTTAGAAGCTTCTGCTTATCATATTAACCCGGCATTAAATGATGCTGCTCAAGTAATTAGTCCTATCATGCCAGATTATACTCTTGAAGGTATGGAAGATAATCCTTTAGTGGGTGTAGGATGTTTAATAGTAGGAGCTCTTATTTCTGTAGGTTTAGCATACGGAGTATTTTATCTAGTTTCAAATAAAAATGGAAATTAA
- a CDS encoding sugar phosphate isomerase/epimerase family protein codes for MKISVSTLGLYPAKIENVLNFVTEQKLDYLEIINEYPYNSVTSDDLNSYDIGLSIHAPMSDVNISSHIYKIRNISVELMIDSFKTANKWGADRVVVHPGSIPVMALKYPEKILKYNIESLIKCQKAAEDYGVMMCVENMPLIERALYTNIEALFDDVDSKLHSGITMDVGHGHNNGFTEEEMLQSDNIHHIHLSDNDGSYDMHDALGSHDIDFPKIFDILKNKKYDDICVIEVNTLHDVYKSIDYLKKINVL; via the coding sequence ATGAAAATAAGTGTATCTACTTTAGGATTATATCCTGCTAAGATTGAAAATGTATTAAATTTTGTTACTGAGCAGAAATTAGATTATCTTGAAATTATAAATGAATATCCTTATAACTCTGTTACTAGTGATGATTTAAATTCATATGATATTGGATTAAGTATTCATGCTCCCATGTCTGATGTTAATATATCATCTCATATATATAAGATTAGAAATATTTCCGTTGAACTAATGATTGACTCATTTAAAACAGCAAATAAGTGGGGGGCAGATAGAGTTGTAGTACATCCAGGTTCCATTCCCGTGATGGCTCTAAAATATCCTGAGAAGATATTAAAATATAATATAGAATCATTAATCAAATGTCAAAAAGCAGCAGAGGATTATGGTGTAATGATGTGTGTTGAAAACATGCCTCTTATTGAAAGAGCATTATACACTAATATTGAAGCATTATTTGATGATGTTGATAGTAAGCTACATTCCGGTATAACAATGGATGTCGGTCATGGACATAACAATGGATTTACAGAGGAGGAAATGCTTCAATCAGATAATATTCACCATATACATCTAAGTGATAATGATGGATCATATGATATGCATGACGCACTGGGAAGTCATGATATTGATTTTCCCAAAATATTTGATATTCTCAAAAACAAGAAATATGATGACATATGCGTTATCGAAGTAAATACACTACACGATGTCTATAAAAGTATAGATTATCTTAAAAAAATCAATGTATTATAA
- a CDS encoding tryptophan--tRNA ligase — protein MIDPWGSSIIDYEKLTEQFGIRPFSEVVDDIDNPSKLMTRGIIFGQRDYKQITNALKNNKEFATMTGMMPSGRMHIGHKMVVDQLKWYQEQGSDIYVSIADMEAYAARGINKEKARDLALNEYIVNYIALGLDVTRDNFHLYLQSENDDVKNLAYILGKKVTFSQMRSIYGFDNSANVAHIYTPLLQVADILHPQLEKYGGPKPVIVPVGPDQDPHIRLTRDLASKFNEEYGFIEPSATFHRFMTGLTGEKMSSSKPKSAIYLTDTIKDATKKVKSAKTGGRESLKEQKELGGHPDQCSIYELLVYHLIDDDKKLEEIRNKCLSGEIVCGNCKQCASELLTDMFEDINSKREEAQKIAQTLLK, from the coding sequence ATGATAGACCCATGGGGTTCCTCAATTATTGATTATGAAAAGTTAACTGAACAATTTGGTATAAGACCATTCTCAGAAGTTGTGGATGATATAGATAATCCTAGTAAACTAATGACTAGAGGTATTATTTTTGGACAGCGTGATTATAAACAAATAACTAATGCCTTAAAAAATAATAAAGAATTTGCAACTATGACTGGTATGATGCCTAGTGGACGTATGCATATAGGACATAAAATGGTTGTAGACCAACTAAAATGGTACCAAGAACAAGGCTCAGATATTTATGTTTCCATTGCAGATATGGAGGCATATGCTGCCAGAGGTATTAATAAAGAAAAAGCAAGAGATTTAGCATTAAATGAATACATTGTAAACTATATTGCATTAGGTCTTGATGTTACAAGAGATAATTTTCATCTATACTTACAATCAGAAAATGATGATGTTAAAAACCTTGCATATATATTAGGAAAAAAGGTTACATTCAGTCAAATGCGTAGTATTTATGGATTTGATAACAGTGCTAATGTAGCACATATTTACACGCCATTACTACAAGTTGCAGATATATTACATCCACAATTAGAAAAATATGGTGGACCAAAACCAGTTATTGTACCTGTAGGACCAGATCAGGATCCTCATATTCGATTAACAAGAGATTTAGCATCAAAATTTAATGAGGAATATGGATTTATTGAACCATCAGCAACATTCCATCGTTTTATGACTGGATTAACTGGTGAAAAGATGAGTAGTAGTAAACCTAAAAGTGCTATTTACTTAACAGATACTATTAAAGATGCTACTAAGAAGGTTAAAAGTGCAAAGACTGGTGGACGAGAAAGTCTAAAAGAACAGAAAGAACTTGGTGGACATCCTGACCAGTGTTCAATCTATGAATTACTTGTATATCATCTTATTGATGATGACAAAAAACTAGAAGAAATAAGAAACAAATGTTTATCTGGAGAAATTGTCTGCGGTAACTGTAAACAATGTGCTAGTGAATTATTAACCGATATGTTTGAAGATATAAATTCTAAACGTGAAGAAGCACAGAAAATTGCACAAACACTACTCAAATAG
- the cbiM gene encoding cobalt transporter CbiM — MHIPDGFISIPLCIVLYVIAIIFIYLSAKWSREHLDEKYIPLLAVLAAGIFAIMSFNLPVPFGSSGHLLGAALVAIIFCSPYAAILVLTVVLIIQALFFGDGGITALGANIINMGVVGGFVGYYGFKYLKDIIGKYQSIFVSSWAACFIAALIAAVEMSISGTFPLELGLFYMGGYHAMIGIIEAVITVIIIKGIESSRPDLLAWNRKEGE; from the coding sequence TTGCATATACCAGATGGTTTTATCTCAATTCCACTTTGTATTGTTTTATATGTAATAGCAATAATTTTCATATATCTTTCAGCAAAATGGAGTAGAGAACATTTAGACGAAAAATATATACCATTACTCGCAGTATTAGCTGCAGGAATATTTGCAATAATGTCATTTAACTTACCAGTACCTTTCGGTTCTAGTGGACACTTATTAGGAGCAGCATTAGTAGCAATCATATTCTGTAGTCCATACGCAGCAATATTAGTATTAACAGTAGTATTAATAATTCAAGCATTATTCTTCGGAGACGGAGGAATCACAGCATTAGGAGCAAACATCATAAACATGGGAGTTGTTGGTGGATTTGTAGGTTATTACGGATTCAAATACCTCAAAGATATAATTGGAAAATATCAAAGTATATTTGTATCTTCATGGGCAGCATGTTTCATAGCAGCATTAATAGCAGCTGTTGAAATGTCAATAAGTGGAACATTCCCGTTAGAATTAGGATTATTCTACATGGGTGGATACCATGCAATGATTGGTATTATTGAAGCAGTGATTACTGTAATCATTATTAAAGGTATCGAATCCTCCAGACCTGATTTATTAGCTTGGAATCGGAAAGAAGGTGAATAA
- the hisI gene encoding phosphoribosyl-AMP cyclohydrolase — translation MIKPNFRHTINGKKLAIGIAQDYKTGEILMAAYMDEEAYNKTVQTKKAHYYSTSRNKIWFKGEESGHIQQVKEIYLDCDKDAILLKVEQIGGACHTGHYSCFYNKLSDDGETITEKEDKVFDPDNVYNH, via the coding sequence ATGATAAAACCTAACTTTAGGCATACAATCAATGGAAAAAAGCTGGCAATAGGAATAGCACAGGACTATAAAACTGGAGAAATACTAATGGCAGCATATATGGATGAAGAAGCTTATAATAAAACCGTGCAAACAAAAAAAGCACATTATTATAGTACAAGTAGAAACAAAATCTGGTTTAAAGGGGAAGAATCAGGACACATACAACAAGTAAAAGAGATATACCTTGATTGTGACAAAGATGCTATTCTTCTAAAAGTAGAACAAATTGGTGGAGCTTGTCATACAGGACACTACTCCTGCTTTTACAATAAATTATCAGATGATGGCGAAACTATAACCGAAAAAGAGGACAAAGTATTCGACCCAGACAATGTATACAACCACTAG